The following coding sequences are from one Methanobacterium sp. window:
- the hisH gene encoding imidazole glycerol phosphate synthase subunit HisH, translating into MISIMDYGTGNLKSIRNGFLKVGVDATITRDPYKIEKADALILPGVGAFGRAMKHLEDYKDLIHDYINSGKPFLGVCLGLQLLFTKSQEDEGIKGLDVFKGEVLRLPEGLKIPHMGWNNLKIVNKCPIFKETGNDYVYFVHSYYVKPEDESIIAATTDYGIDVTAAICKDNVFATQFHPEKSGEVGLNILKNFVKEI; encoded by the coding sequence ATGATATCAATAATGGATTATGGGACAGGAAATCTTAAAAGTATTAGAAACGGCTTTTTAAAAGTCGGAGTAGATGCAACAATAACCAGAGATCCCTATAAAATAGAAAAAGCCGATGCACTTATCCTGCCTGGAGTCGGAGCATTTGGAAGGGCTATGAAACACCTCGAAGATTATAAAGATCTAATTCATGACTATATAAATAGTGGAAAACCATTTTTAGGAGTCTGTCTTGGGTTACAACTCTTATTTACTAAAAGTCAGGAAGATGAAGGAATTAAAGGACTTGATGTGTTTAAAGGAGAAGTTTTACGTCTTCCTGAAGGTCTCAAAATACCCCATATGGGCTGGAATAATTTAAAAATTGTAAATAAGTGTCCAATATTCAAAGAAACTGGTAATGATTACGTATATTTTGTTCATTCTTATTATGTCAAGCCAGAGGATGAAAGCATAATAGCTGCAACTACTGATTACGGAATTGATGTTACAGCTGCTATTTGCAAGGATAATGTATTTGCCACCCAATTTCATCCAGAAAAAAGTGGCGAAGTGGGTTTGAATATTCTAAAAAACTTCGTTAAAGAAATATAA